From one Alphaproteobacteria bacterium genomic stretch:
- a CDS encoding FecR domain-containing protein translates to MTGNRTVACDCRRAPAISATMQGQRCPKPPLRRTWAGYPSTINAACPALARVRPTRRPRTMVQRFSFTTSLVVLSSVISLAGVTASSALAERVGVSAAVTLIATGTPPGISTREIVMGQDIVYDELIETDSRGQTQVLMVDRTALTIGPNSSLRIDKFVYDPEKKSGDMSLTLRRGLLRFVGGRISKKSDVEVKTPVGSLGIRGGIALINVIDPERVEVTFLFGDNLSIHLGGQQVQRMVRPGFKTRITRNGAETPRQVSSEAIQENMRKLEGKAGHKGDGGGPRGISDGNLGRLRTEGSLPYRDRSGPTNGINGIPGRRPGGPGSRNWRQVASDIEQQVIIRDQPPPPPPPPPPPLPTLSVLGLARQTTFFGNQLSVSEFTDLNGVGETIQLSTANAQVSPITTNATSVGYDPTQGLYYASQAGSTGYTAAVWSNNGTLVQGLRPLSIDARAWNYNANTGDIEVVTFSANSGSSSQYGLFSADRDGNGQLLGSYSELLPSLPGLPSDQSMPSYNAATNQFYALGIGSNPTVSVINGGTGALESTITLDYTAADISGLASYFIGFDPRQNVLVGVKGSTAYLFDLAGNFIRSAPLTLAAQDSFNAGYANGQLFVFSNSINGYQGFDLFGSYTDGAGFYHLTDGTGFLEGDASALVTDAGDGPEAIYNPFNPQDEALYDNATAFKAKLENLGVSPAIATRLAGPQIATNGFLSQTYFSLINETDPELIDLASQFTVLAGQPYFLSSGTASPNLLAYDLYTDPHHFSRHAFSQVGRFDVAGTLVTDIDFGLDASAFQTPLLIDRTRGKLFLASKVSQGDFANYSNYVFQAGVIVGDVSLEALDQISAGGGEVVLGKVRDEDFGTTQFFQPTNFGLFDEGQYAVIRGDAFEIGVDVDPQPVDYVHVGASTVSGVTLDDGSGSATMETNQLLAAAYVEPGSGSMYGNFLPEDFAMSATDDIELGLVATPGTLTINRTTGDVAATIELHQGAASALIDFDGPNFRSAYLNDRLFGIGSTGFTDPSNAGFLVSGKATAPDDPCTCAYLHWGYWASAEDAAMANGKASGVFVAGIPTPNVDMPLSGTATYTGVAEAAWRGPTVTQGFVNPTTYASGAFSHTVDFASGNGNGTMDLNGSVFTSNSVHSPGDPGLAFTFNQGQTAGGTGVGSFTGPHAENMGVVFQIYGLNGMAAAGAIRAERGAIAPPASSITSP, encoded by the coding sequence TTGACGGGGAACCGCACAGTTGCGTGCGACTGCCGTCGCGCACCGGCAATCTCCGCAACGATGCAGGGACAACGATGCCCGAAACCGCCATTGCGGCGCACCTGGGCAGGCTATCCATCGACGATTAACGCAGCCTGCCCTGCCTTGGCGCGCGTGAGACCAACAAGAAGGCCACGAACCATGGTGCAAAGGTTCTCATTCACGACCTCTCTCGTCGTTCTTTCGTCCGTCATCTCGCTGGCCGGTGTCACTGCATCGTCCGCTTTGGCTGAGCGAGTGGGCGTTTCGGCAGCGGTCACCCTGATCGCGACCGGCACCCCACCGGGTATCTCCACACGGGAAATCGTGATGGGTCAGGATATCGTTTATGACGAACTGATCGAAACGGATTCCCGGGGACAGACCCAGGTGCTGATGGTCGACCGAACCGCGTTGACCATCGGTCCCAATTCCTCGTTGAGGATCGACAAGTTCGTCTATGACCCGGAGAAAAAATCCGGCGATATGAGCCTGACCCTGCGGCGCGGCCTGCTGCGCTTCGTCGGCGGGCGGATCAGCAAGAAAAGCGATGTGGAGGTCAAGACGCCGGTCGGCAGCCTGGGCATTCGCGGCGGCATCGCGTTGATCAATGTCATCGACCCGGAAAGGGTCGAGGTCACGTTCCTGTTCGGCGACAATCTGTCGATCCATCTGGGAGGCCAGCAGGTTCAGCGCATGGTCCGCCCAGGCTTCAAAACCCGAATAACCCGGAACGGCGCCGAGACACCCCGGCAGGTCTCGTCCGAGGCGATCCAGGAAAATATGCGCAAGCTGGAGGGCAAGGCGGGTCACAAAGGCGATGGTGGCGGTCCGAGGGGAATCTCGGACGGAAATCTCGGAAGACTCCGGACCGAAGGCTCACTCCCGTACCGTGATCGGTCAGGTCCAACCAACGGCATCAACGGTATCCCCGGCCGCCGGCCCGGCGGTCCGGGTTCGCGCAACTGGCGGCAGGTCGCGTCCGACATTGAGCAGCAGGTAATTATCAGGGACCAGCCACCTCCACCACCCCCGCCGCCGCCGCCACCGCTGCCCACGCTGAGCGTGCTCGGCCTGGCGCGCCAAACCACCTTTTTTGGCAACCAGCTCTCCGTCAGCGAGTTCACCGACCTCAATGGTGTCGGTGAGACGATCCAACTGTCCACGGCGAACGCCCAGGTCTCCCCCATCACCACCAACGCCACCTCCGTCGGCTACGACCCGACGCAGGGTCTCTACTATGCCTCCCAGGCCGGCAGCACCGGCTACACCGCGGCCGTGTGGAGCAATAATGGCACGCTTGTTCAGGGACTTCGCCCATTAAGCATCGATGCCCGCGCCTGGAACTACAATGCCAACACGGGCGATATCGAGGTGGTGACCTTTAGCGCCAACTCGGGGTCCTCCAGCCAATACGGCCTGTTCTCGGCCGACCGCGACGGCAACGGCCAATTGCTCGGGTCCTATTCGGAACTGTTGCCGTCGCTGCCCGGCTTGCCGTCCGACCAATCCATGCCGTCCTATAATGCGGCGACGAACCAGTTCTATGCGCTCGGCATCGGGTCCAACCCCACCGTTTCGGTGATCAACGGCGGCACCGGCGCCCTGGAGTCCACGATCACCCTGGACTATACCGCCGCCGATATTTCGGGCCTCGCCAGTTACTTCATCGGCTTCGATCCCCGGCAGAACGTGTTGGTCGGGGTCAAGGGCTCGACCGCCTATCTGTTCGACCTGGCCGGAAACTTCATCCGCAGCGCGCCGCTGACATTGGCCGCACAAGACTCCTTCAATGCCGGTTATGCCAACGGTCAGCTCTTCGTCTTTTCCAACTCGATCAACGGCTATCAGGGCTTCGACCTGTTCGGCTCCTACACCGACGGCGCGGGCTTCTACCATCTGACCGACGGGACGGGCTTCCTGGAGGGAGACGCGTCGGCGCTGGTGACCGACGCCGGCGACGGGCCGGAGGCCATTTACAATCCGTTCAACCCGCAAGACGAGGCGCTGTACGACAACGCCACGGCTTTCAAGGCCAAGCTGGAAAACCTGGGCGTGTCGCCGGCGATTGCCACCCGGCTGGCGGGGCCGCAGATCGCCACCAACGGCTTCCTCTCGCAGACCTACTTCTCCCTGATCAACGAGACGGACCCCGAACTGATCGATCTGGCGAGCCAGTTCACCGTGCTTGCCGGCCAACCCTATTTCCTGTCCAGCGGCACCGCCTCGCCGAACCTGCTGGCCTATGATCTCTACACCGATCCGCACCACTTCTCCCGGCATGCGTTTTCCCAGGTCGGCCGGTTCGACGTCGCCGGAACCCTGGTGACGGACATCGATTTCGGCCTGGACGCCAGCGCCTTCCAAACCCCGCTGCTGATCGACCGGACCCGCGGCAAGCTGTTCCTGGCCAGCAAGGTCTCCCAGGGCGACTTCGCCAACTACAGCAACTATGTGTTCCAGGCCGGCGTCATCGTCGGCGACGTGAGCCTGGAAGCCCTCGACCAAATCAGTGCCGGCGGCGGCGAAGTCGTGCTGGGCAAGGTCCGCGACGAGGACTTCGGCACGACCCAGTTCTTCCAGCCGACGAATTTCGGCCTGTTCGATGAGGGCCAGTATGCCGTCATCAGGGGCGACGCCTTCGAGATCGGCGTCGACGTCGATCCCCAACCGGTGGACTATGTCCATGTCGGCGCGTCGACGGTCTCCGGCGTGACCCTCGACGACGGGTCCGGTTCCGCGACCATGGAAACCAATCAGTTGCTGGCGGCGGCTTATGTCGAGCCCGGCAGCGGATCGATGTATGGGAACTTCCTGCCCGAAGATTTTGCCATGTCCGCGACGGACGATATCGAGTTGGGCCTGGTGGCGACCCCCGGCACGCTGACCATCAACCGGACCACCGGCGACGTGGCGGCCACGATCGAGTTGCATCAAGGCGCTGCCTCGGCACTGATCGATTTCGATGGGCCCAATTTCCGCAGCGCCTATCTGAACGACCGGTTGTTCGGCATCGGCTCGACCGGCTTCACCGATCCGAGCAATGCCGGCTTCCTGGTTTCGGGCAAGGCCACGGCTCCGGACGACCCTTGCACCTGCGCCTATCTCCATTGGGGGTACTGGGCATCGGCGGAGGACGCCGCCATGGCCAACGGCAAGGCATCCGGCGTGTTCGTTGCCGGCATCCCGACGCCGAACGTCGACATGCCGCTGAGCGGCACCGCCACCTATACCGGCGTGGCCGAGGCGGCCTGGCGCGGCCCGACGGTCACTCAAGGCTTCGTGAACCCGACCACCTATGCCAGCGGCGCCTTCAGCCACACGGTGGATTTCGCAAGCGGCAACGGCAACGGAACC
- a CDS encoding S8 family serine peptidase, producing the protein MTTSNESPMGYNTGNLDEQQIELLKKMDAAAAFAATRAKETVATIEAIKRERNSDPPSPAPDRLSQWGAGRLSQWGAGRLSQRGPDRLSQQGFDRLSQRRSGRFGFFGDPGLEWGGEDAPAFAAVAGALDDNGLLMVVIDADDADALVTVVKDVRKLTKTKLIGRVEIDKLFDLAAREDVRRIEASAIATPSLDKAHLATGVRVAPRNSRNPSLEALTGKGVLVGIVDTGIDGTHADFKRNGASRIVEFWDQTGSPSQEPTDEDGHGTHVAGIAAGGGIADPAYIGVAPDADLAVVKTSFQTADIAAGIAHLFEIAKQRNQPCVVNLSLGGHWGAHDGSSITERVIDELCDEPGRMVVVAAGNEGDRRLHAEARFPELPVAADGSRRWVADFELLPPDLPGQSLSEALLQIYTLKEDELDIVVRTPLGEYLKPPQSNTGHLRGAYYAIDTFRDIDPVSGDDRTAFMIKALPARRLRDGWSVIMTATNGQAKVGVAHAWFVGSGGQFTAAATRSHAVGMPGTAFSAITVASYATRKSWPTDAGEVMFDKVNPKDVSYFSSRGPTRDQDNKPEIAAPGQWVVSALSAQAHMPAQFVLPGGKYTVMQGTSMAAPHVTGALALLLEREPQLTWAEAKRRLIKTASQDEYTHGCWNAAWGYGKLNVEALVKHNP; encoded by the coding sequence ATGACGACATCCAACGAAAGCCCGATGGGCTACAACACCGGCAATTTGGACGAACAGCAGATCGAGCTGCTGAAGAAGATGGACGCCGCCGCCGCGTTTGCGGCAACCCGAGCGAAGGAGACCGTCGCGACCATTGAGGCCATCAAGCGCGAGCGGAATAGCGACCCGCCGTCACCCGCCCCCGACCGCCTGAGCCAATGGGGGGCCGGCCGCCTGAGCCAATGGGGGGCTGGCCGCCTGAGCCAAAGGGGGCCCGACCGCCTGAGCCAACAGGGGTTCGACCGCCTGAGCCAACGGAGGTCCGGTCGCTTCGGCTTTTTCGGCGACCCCGGCCTGGAGTGGGGCGGCGAGGATGCACCGGCGTTCGCGGCGGTCGCCGGTGCGCTCGACGACAACGGACTGCTGATGGTCGTAATCGATGCCGATGATGCCGATGCATTGGTTACGGTCGTCAAAGACGTCCGCAAGTTGACCAAGACCAAGCTGATCGGCCGTGTCGAGATCGACAAGCTGTTCGACCTGGCCGCACGCGAGGATGTCCGTCGGATCGAAGCGAGCGCGATCGCAACGCCCTCGCTCGACAAGGCTCACCTCGCCACGGGCGTCAGAGTCGCACCCCGCAACAGCCGGAATCCGAGCCTGGAGGCACTGACAGGCAAGGGCGTGCTGGTCGGCATTGTCGACACCGGCATCGACGGCACGCACGCGGACTTCAAGCGGAATGGCGCATCCCGGATTGTCGAGTTTTGGGACCAGACGGGTTCGCCATCGCAGGAACCGACCGACGAAGATGGCCACGGCACGCACGTTGCCGGTATCGCGGCCGGAGGCGGGATCGCAGACCCGGCCTATATTGGCGTCGCACCGGACGCCGACCTTGCGGTTGTTAAGACCAGCTTCCAGACGGCCGACATCGCCGCCGGCATCGCCCACCTGTTCGAAATTGCCAAGCAGCGCAATCAGCCCTGCGTGGTCAATCTGAGCCTTGGCGGGCATTGGGGCGCGCACGATGGCTCCTCCATCACGGAGCGCGTCATCGACGAGTTGTGCGACGAGCCAGGCCGTATGGTGGTCGTCGCCGCCGGCAACGAGGGCGACCGGCGCTTGCACGCCGAAGCCCGCTTTCCGGAATTGCCGGTTGCGGCAGACGGGAGCCGGCGCTGGGTCGCCGATTTCGAATTGCTGCCGCCGGATTTGCCGGGGCAAAGCCTGTCTGAAGCCTTGCTCCAGATCTACACGCTAAAGGAAGATGAACTGGACATCGTCGTGCGCACGCCGCTGGGGGAGTACCTCAAGCCGCCACAAAGCAACACGGGGCATTTGCGTGGCGCCTACTACGCGATCGACACCTTCAGGGACATCGATCCGGTTTCGGGCGACGACCGCACGGCATTCATGATCAAGGCTCTGCCGGCCCGGCGCCTGCGCGACGGATGGAGCGTGATCATGACGGCCACCAACGGTCAAGCCAAAGTGGGCGTGGCCCATGCTTGGTTTGTGGGCAGTGGCGGCCAGTTCACCGCCGCCGCAACGCGCTCACATGCGGTCGGCATGCCCGGGACGGCCTTCTCGGCGATCACCGTCGCGTCGTATGCAACCCGCAAGTCGTGGCCGACGGACGCCGGCGAGGTCATGTTCGACAAGGTGAATCCGAAGGACGTTTCATACTTCAGCAGCCGCGGCCCGACCCGCGACCAGGATAACAAACCGGAGATCGCTGCGCCCGGCCAATGGGTCGTCTCGGCGCTGTCGGCTCAGGCGCACATGCCGGCGCAATTCGTGCTGCCCGGCGGCAAGTACACTGTGATGCAGGGCACCAGTATGGCCGCGCCACACGTCACCGGGGCGCTCGCATTGCTGTTGGAACGGGAGCCACAACTGACCTGGGCGGAGGCAAAACGCCGGCTGATCAAGACCGCATCCCAGGACGAATATACCCACGGGTGCTGGAACGCAGCATGGGGCTACGGCAAGCTAAATGTCGAGGCGCTAGTCAAGCACAACCCGTAG